Proteins encoded together in one Columba livia isolate bColLiv1 breed racing homer chromosome 3, bColLiv1.pat.W.v2, whole genome shotgun sequence window:
- the FBXO30 gene encoding F-box only protein 30 codes for MEELQQHLHCVNCVSRRCMTRPEPGISCDLIGCPLVCGAVFHSCKAEEHRMLCPLERVPCLNSGFGCPFIVARNKIADHLEVCPASVVCCTMEWNRWPVSYADRKSYENLSKDVDEVEQLDMALALQDQRMLLESLKVATMMSKAGDQIPDSREQTSVKSSAPDTVHSNGLMPVDEESYGALYQATVETTRSLAAALDILNTATRDINMLSSRLCISPNEMKEDPEIKEQASNGIIQDKKSDHEYPDEDNVGAVGGINLDSLSQNSQMEQNGSSDICYDVVQKHDLNLNLSNSSLLCNGFHVENECSKVLDQNEDLGVSNSKPDGVANGECTASPDDEALQSCSSYPVTAQLKEVISANHLVNGNVNHVLLPHNANEEEVLERQVEQERLRNINAFSLLRHRSSKFLVGHFWSTPKEDKAVDTSDLEITEDPMGLQGIDLITAALLFCLGDSPGGRGISESRTVDVYHVDFGTQTFSLPSAILATNTMVGEIASASACDHANPQLSNPSPFQTLGLDLVLEYVARYQTKQRSMFTFVCGQLFRRNEFSSHFKNVHGDIHAGLNGWMEQRCPLAYYGCTYSQRRFCPSTQGAKIIHDRHLRSFGVQPCISTALAEPAKSCIIGLHNDHLSSLPFEVLQHIASFLDGFSLCQLSRVSRLMRDVCGSLLQARGMVILLWEKRKYPDGRSSWQIKEKVWRFSTAFCTVNEWKFADIVSMADHLKKCSYNAVERREEAVPLPCMCVTRELTKEGRSLRSVLKPVL; via the exons ATGGAGGAACTTCAACAACATTTACACTGTGTGAACTGTGTCAGCCGTCGCTGTATGACCAGACCAGAGCCTGGCATTTCCTGTGATTTGATTGGCTGCCCATTGGTTTGTGGAGCAGTTTTTCACTCATGTAAAGCTGAAGAACATCGCATGTTATGTCCACTTGAAAGAGTGCCTTGTTTGAATAGTGGCTTTGGATGCCCCTTCATAGTAGCCCGAAATAAAATTGCTGATCATCTAGAAGTTTGTCCTGCAAGTGTGGTATGTTGTACCATGGAGTGGAATAGATGGCCAGTCAGTTATGCAGACCGAAAATCTTATGAAAATCTAAGTAAAGATGTTGATGAAGTGGAGCAGCTAGATATGGCTTTAGCCCTTCAAGACCAGCGCATGTTATTAGAGTCACTTAAAGTAGCAACTATGATGTCAAAAGCAGGTGATCAGATACCAGATTCCAGAGAGCAAACCTCTGTCAAATCAAGTGCCCCTGATACAGTGCATTCAAATGGTCTGATGCCTGTAGATGAAGAGTCCTATGGTGCACTTTATCAAGCTACTGTAGAAACGACGAGGAGTTTAGCTGCTGCTCTGGATATCCTGAACACTGCTACAAGGGACATAAATATGTTAAGTTCGAGGCTCTGCATTTCtccaaatgaaatgaaagaagatCCTGAGATTAAAGAACAAGCTTCTAATGGCATTATTCAGGATAAAAAGTCTGACCATGAGTATCCAGATGAAGATAATGTAGGAGCAGTTGGGGGAATTAACTTGGACAGCCTGAGTCAAAATTCACAAATGGAGCAAAATGGTTCTAGTGATATTTGTTATGATGTAGTGCAAAAACATGACTTAAATCTAAACCTCAGTAACTCCTCACTTTTGTGTAATGGCTTTCATGTAGAAAATGAATGTTCAAAGGTGTTGGACCAGAATGAAGATCTTGGTGTATCTAATTCAAAACCAGACGGTGTAGCAAATGGCGAATGTACTGCATCACCTGATGATGAAGCATTACAGTCTTGCAGCTCATACCCTGTAACAGCACAACTTAAAGAAGTAATATCAGCTAATCACTTAGTTAATGGCAATGTTAATCATGTACTACTTCCCCATAATGCCAACGAAGAAGAAGTGTTAGAGAGACAAGTGGAGCAAGAAAGATTGAGAAacataaatgcattttcactttTACGGCATCGCTCATCCAAATTCCTTGTTGGCCACTTTTGGTCTACACCAAAAGAAGATAAAGCTGTTGATACATCAGATTTGGAGATAACAGAAGATCCTATGGGTCTTCAAGGGATCGATCTAATCACTGCAGCTCTGTTGTTTTGCCTAGGAGACTCTCCTGGAGGTAGGGGGATATCAGAAAGTCGCACTGTCGATGTGTATCATGTTGACTTTGGGACCCAGaccttttctctcccatctgcTATACTGGCCACAAATACAATGGTGGGGGAAATAGCTTCAGCTTCTGCATGTGATCATGCCAACCCACAGCTCTCAAATCCAAGTCCATTCCAGACCCTTGGACTGGATTTGGTATTGGAATATGTGGCTAGATACCAAACAAAACAGCGTTCAATGTTTACATTTGTTTGTGGACAGTTGTTTAGGAGGAATGAATTTTCATCGCATTTTAAGAATGTGCATGGTGACATTCATGCTGGCCTTAATGGCTGGATGGAGCAGAGGTGTCCTTTGGCATATTATGGGTGCACATATTCTCAACGAAGGTTTTGTCCTTCAACACAAGGGGCAAAAATTATTCATGACCGCCACTTGCGGTCATTTGGAGTTCAGCCTTGTATATCCACAGCATTAGCAGAACCAGCAAAAAGCTGCATAATCGGACTACACAATGACCATCTGAGTAGTCTACCTTTTGAGGTTCTGCAGCACATTGCTAGTTTTCTAGATGGTTTTAGTTTATGTCAGCTTTCAAGAGTGTCACGTTTAATGAGAGATGTGTGTGGAAGCTTGCTGCAAGCACGTGGAATGGTGATACTGctttgggagaagagaaagtACCCAGATGGAAGAAGTTCTTGGCAGATAAAAGAAAAg GTTTGGCGCTTCAGTACAGCCTTCTGTACCGTGAATGAGTGGAAATTTGCTGACATCGTAAGCATGGCTGACCACTTGAAGAAATGTAGCTATAATGCTgtagagagaagagaggaggctGTTCCGCTGCCATGTATGTGTGTAACACGAGAACTCACTAAAGAAGGACGTTCACTGCGCTCCGTTTTGAAACCAGTACTTTAA